One Paracoccus liaowanqingii genomic region harbors:
- a CDS encoding virB8 family protein — MFNLARKRAHAATAAPRRVSETEEELIYGERRRGAFWQKFGMAGWGFGAVGCIMAAVIAASFESPAPVLVPFDPSSGMALPMVNLETISVSNRDAVVQSLVHAYVRDRETYSMLDNDLRVRSVLTRSSGVALHSMRSLWASENPDYPQRKYGPRARMDVEVLSVTLITNDRAQVRLRKRLQDDAGETQGLFTVTLAFRYDTSEARSLEEVWTNPFGFSVYEYAITSDRLEVQ, encoded by the coding sequence ATGTTCAATTTGGCGAGGAAGAGGGCACACGCCGCCACCGCGGCCCCCCGGAGGGTCAGCGAAACCGAGGAAGAGCTGATCTACGGCGAGCGCCGGCGCGGGGCCTTCTGGCAGAAGTTCGGGATGGCGGGTTGGGGCTTCGGCGCTGTCGGCTGCATCATGGCGGCGGTGATCGCGGCCAGCTTCGAGTCCCCGGCCCCGGTCCTGGTGCCGTTCGATCCGAGCAGCGGCATGGCCCTGCCGATGGTCAATCTGGAAACGATCTCCGTCAGCAACCGCGATGCGGTCGTCCAGTCGCTGGTCCATGCCTATGTCCGCGACCGGGAAACCTACAGCATGCTCGACAACGATCTGCGGGTTCGCTCGGTGCTGACCCGGTCCTCTGGGGTAGCCCTGCACTCCATGCGCAGCCTCTGGGCCTCGGAGAACCCGGATTATCCGCAGCGCAAATACGGGCCGCGCGCCCGCATGGATGTGGAGGTCCTCTCGGTCACGCTGATCACCAATGACCGGGCACAGGTGCGGCTGCGCAAGCGGCTGCAAGACGATGCCGGGGAGACCCAGGGGCTGTTCACCGTCACCCTGGCGTTCCGCTACGACACCAGCGAGGCCCGGTCGCTGGAAGAGGTCTGGACCAACCCGTTCGGGTTCTCCGTCTACGAATACGCAATCACCTCTGACAGGTTGGAGGTCCAGTGA
- a CDS encoding type IV secretory system conjugative DNA transfer family protein, with product MREAGMNRLRILGGALLFALIGTGFAYVIATGFLSFRYGLNGQYLDWTLIARENLAMRYKDPQAFQIIGLIWGGFIILSLLFSAKVLTEGLTTFGRAHWQSRRELKANTFFQKPGRGFVVGKLGSPTGRGKFLCSASFPHCLLVAPTGAGKGISFVIPNLLLFQGSAVVLDVKGENFELTSRHRRSMGDRIWRFAPLDWDKPSHRYNPLDRINALPNPDQRQMEIRLLAELFLQTEDDSAKGLLDGGIDLFVACGIFAMERGTPTLGEIYRLASAGGDKQKQYLSYADKVQSPAARLMFERLASTNDKTLTSYLSLLMTSGLSLWSNPAIDRATETSDFSFHDFRRTPQTAYFVAPPHDKIRAVAPLVRLFFSDLLSSLHSHLPGAEELWPVMIMLDEFDMLGRMPSVTDSIKTLRAYGGHLAIVTQTIPALDKIYGEDTRLSLQGGAGVKIYLAPSEQRTKSELSAAVGKTTHRVTSKSKTIGKGPFAGVNVSERSEDRDLLTEDEAGRLHEDTVIILANGQHPIKARRIKYFDDRVLKPIFRSQKGQLPAPDPKDAEIRDLHGNLVRATARIDDLSERVQSLSQQRSRIRPVLPEGLLGQGSQKSDEVKQSEGALVAAKETRKEPPTLKRMRKVNMSIRQEDMIGSGDDNVRALSRATGEVDQITAQDDNGSTMVAAE from the coding sequence ATGAGGGAGGCGGGCATGAATAGGTTGCGCATCCTCGGGGGCGCGTTGCTCTTCGCCCTGATCGGCACCGGCTTTGCCTATGTCATCGCGACCGGGTTTCTCTCCTTCCGGTATGGGCTGAACGGGCAGTATCTGGACTGGACGCTGATTGCGCGCGAAAATCTCGCAATGCGCTACAAGGACCCACAGGCGTTTCAGATCATTGGATTGATCTGGGGCGGCTTCATTATCCTGTCGCTGCTGTTCTCGGCCAAGGTTCTGACGGAAGGCTTGACCACGTTCGGGCGTGCCCATTGGCAAAGCCGGCGCGAGCTGAAAGCCAACACGTTTTTCCAAAAGCCCGGACGAGGTTTTGTCGTCGGGAAACTGGGATCTCCAACGGGACGGGGAAAATTTCTCTGCTCGGCCTCCTTTCCTCACTGTCTTCTGGTGGCCCCCACAGGCGCGGGTAAGGGTATCAGCTTCGTGATCCCGAACCTGTTGCTGTTCCAGGGCAGCGCCGTGGTCCTGGACGTGAAGGGCGAGAACTTCGAACTGACCAGCCGGCATCGGCGGTCCATGGGCGACAGGATCTGGCGCTTTGCGCCCCTCGATTGGGACAAGCCGAGCCATCGGTATAATCCCCTCGACCGGATCAATGCCCTTCCCAATCCAGATCAGCGACAGATGGAAATCCGCCTGCTGGCCGAGCTGTTCCTGCAGACCGAGGACGACAGTGCCAAGGGCTTGCTGGACGGTGGTATCGACCTGTTCGTGGCCTGCGGTATCTTTGCGATGGAGCGGGGCACGCCGACCCTGGGCGAGATCTACCGTCTGGCGTCCGCCGGGGGCGACAAGCAGAAGCAGTATCTGTCCTATGCAGACAAGGTGCAAAGCCCTGCCGCGCGACTGATGTTCGAACGGCTCGCATCCACCAATGACAAGACGTTGACGTCCTACCTGTCGCTGTTGATGACCTCGGGTCTCAGCCTGTGGTCGAACCCGGCAATTGACCGGGCGACCGAGACGAGCGATTTCAGTTTCCACGATTTCCGCCGCACACCGCAGACTGCGTATTTCGTGGCACCGCCGCACGACAAAATCAGGGCGGTGGCACCTCTGGTCCGGCTGTTCTTCTCTGACCTGCTTTCCAGCCTGCACAGCCATCTGCCCGGCGCGGAGGAGCTATGGCCGGTGATGATCATGCTGGACGAGTTCGACATGCTCGGCCGCATGCCGAGCGTGACCGACAGCATCAAGACGTTGCGCGCCTATGGCGGACACCTGGCAATCGTGACCCAGACCATCCCGGCGTTGGACAAGATCTACGGGGAAGATACCCGGCTGTCGCTGCAAGGCGGGGCAGGTGTGAAGATCTATCTGGCCCCATCAGAGCAACGCACGAAATCGGAACTGTCCGCTGCGGTCGGCAAGACTACGCACCGGGTGACCTCGAAGTCAAAGACCATTGGGAAGGGTCCCTTCGCAGGGGTCAACGTTTCCGAACGAAGCGAAGATCGTGACCTGCTGACCGAAGACGAAGCAGGCCGGCTGCATGAGGACACGGTGATCATTCTTGCCAACGGTCAGCACCCGATCAAAGCCCGCCGGATCAAATATTTTGACGACAGGGTGCTGAAACCCATCTTCCGGTCGCAGAAAGGCCAGCTGCCGGCGCCGGATCCGAAGGACGCGGAAATCCGTGACCTGCACGGTAACCTGGTTCGCGCGACCGCGCGAATTGATGACCTGTCGGAGCGTGTGCAATCACTCTCCCAACAGCGCAGCCGTATCCGGCCAGTCCTGCCCGAAGGCCTGCTTGGTCAAGGGTCGCAAAAATCGGACGAGGTAAAGCAATCCGAAGGTGCATTGGTTGCTGCAAAGGAAACCCGCAAAGAGCCACCGACCCTCAAGCGGATGCGGAAGGTGAATATGTCGATCCGACAAGAGGACATGATTGGGAGCGGCGATGACAATGTCCGTGCACTCAGCCGAGCGACTGGCGAAGTCGACCAGATCACTGCCCAAGATGATAATGGCAGCACAATGGTAGCTGCCGAATAA
- a CDS encoding type IV secretion system protein encodes MPAVQPIIESAERFLENAARSTFLGLVEASGTLVGYMAVLAVALVGVNMMVQLRPMAWVQCLSLVIKLSLIGIFAWNWNQFWTVANGILAAIEAVAGGILASSGNGLSGATITDGFAAAIDRMMDQFAEAATNIAAEMGGWFVTGIVSGICLVLMGFISAASALMILFPKVVITVLLGLAPIMIALTLFEATKSFFERWLSACISWSLYPIFIASIFSIMISMGNDLINRIGTSGYASIGDFLPFMVLMILILLCIGFLPMIVGSVSGNLQLLGVVVAGNKFMGQGRSVMNAGKGAISTGKTIGSAGSAIASAPGQTRRGENAVGRAGQAFAAHPTVFQASTGVAESINRMQDKARMLGKK; translated from the coding sequence ATGCCAGCTGTTCAACCGATCATAGAGTCAGCAGAAAGGTTTCTGGAGAATGCCGCCAGATCAACTTTTCTGGGACTTGTCGAAGCGTCTGGAACCCTTGTCGGGTACATGGCGGTTCTCGCGGTCGCTTTGGTCGGCGTCAATATGATGGTGCAGCTGCGGCCCATGGCGTGGGTCCAATGTCTCAGCCTGGTGATCAAGCTGTCACTGATTGGGATATTTGCCTGGAATTGGAATCAGTTCTGGACCGTCGCGAACGGGATCCTGGCCGCAATTGAGGCGGTCGCCGGGGGCATACTTGCATCGAGTGGAAATGGCCTCAGCGGGGCCACCATTACCGACGGGTTTGCGGCCGCTATTGATCGCATGATGGATCAATTTGCAGAGGCGGCGACGAATATTGCAGCTGAAATGGGCGGCTGGTTCGTGACAGGCATCGTGTCCGGGATTTGTCTGGTCCTCATGGGTTTTATCTCGGCGGCATCCGCATTGATGATCCTTTTTCCCAAGGTCGTCATCACCGTGCTCTTGGGCCTCGCCCCGATCATGATTGCTCTGACATTATTCGAGGCAACCAAAAGCTTTTTTGAACGTTGGCTGTCCGCCTGCATCAGTTGGTCTCTTTATCCCATCTTCATCGCATCGATTTTCTCGATCATGATTTCCATGGGTAATGACTTGATCAATCGTATCGGTACATCCGGTTATGCAAGCATTGGGGACTTTCTCCCGTTCATGGTTCTGATGATCCTGATTTTGCTTTGTATTGGTTTCTTGCCGATGATCGTAGGAAGTGTTTCGGGAAACCTGCAATTGCTCGGCGTTGTCGTTGCGGGCAACAAATTCATGGGGCAGGGGAGAAGCGTCATGAATGCCGGCAAGGGGGCTATATCGACAGGTAAAACTATTGGCTCTGCAGGCTCGGCTATCGCCTCCGCGCCAGGGCAAACCCGTCGCGGTGAGAATGCTGTTGGTCGGGCCGGTCAGGCGTTCGCCGCCCATCCAACAGTTTTTCAGGCTTCGACAGGGGTTGCGGAGTCTATAAATAGGATGCAAGACAAAGCCCGAATGCTTGGAAAGAAATAA
- a CDS encoding H-NS histone family protein, translated as MSIDLENMSLKELRDLHKTVGRQIDGYETKQKDKAKAAVQQAAEEHGYSLKELLGASKSVKSSVAAKYANPEDASATWTGRGRQPLWVKGHLDAGGNLDDLLIK; from the coding sequence ATGAGTATTGATCTCGAGAACATGTCGCTCAAGGAACTTCGGGACCTGCACAAGACGGTTGGTCGGCAGATCGACGGTTATGAGACAAAGCAGAAAGACAAAGCCAAGGCGGCGGTTCAACAGGCTGCTGAAGAGCATGGCTATTCGTTGAAGGAGCTGCTTGGGGCCAGCAAATCTGTCAAATCGTCCGTCGCGGCCAAATATGCCAACCCAGAGGATGCCTCTGCGACCTGGACGGGCCGCGGGCGTCAACCACTTTGGGTGAAGGGTCATCTGGATGCCGGTGGCAACCTCGACGATCTGCTGATCAAGTAA
- a CDS encoding TrbI/VirB10 family protein, with protein sequence MSDQDSIDLRERLSGLEKSDPKAAQKARPAANAARMTGLLCGGALIAGLVYVYSQPEGAADLDVSRASEFQREGSGFGDLDSAPRLAPGAAPEPVLVAAPDTTPAPAPVNEGSEGNEDSELANLIRGLQDQIDRLSDAPAEEGVAEPIVDTEALEQMRGELEQLREEAQSREQELRDALSSRDLQIAGLNNQMDMMRLQSGQSVMPGSNDDLLTQRRQSADEAAQLEQARRQSSMVALGGGGGGAAGAGAGEAGLGDGAAAQQAARLSSDAQFVRDAGRPVQVQRAEIIVNPSNTVTQGTMIQAVLETAIDSTLEGPIRGLVTTDVVAYDSSRILIPRGSRLIGSYSADVNTGQNRLLVAWERIIMPDDQSVQISSFGGDALGRSGTTGRVNNHFVRRFGAAALISTISAIPSALQDNSSDGGVTISTGGSNDLASGVTDALSGATNSAIGKYVSMPPTISVAQGTRITVMVDRDLEIF encoded by the coding sequence GTGAGCGATCAGGACAGCATCGACCTGCGCGAGCGTCTGTCGGGGTTGGAAAAATCGGACCCCAAGGCAGCGCAGAAGGCGCGTCCTGCCGCAAATGCCGCCAGGATGACCGGGTTGCTCTGCGGCGGGGCGCTGATTGCCGGGTTGGTCTATGTCTACTCTCAGCCGGAAGGTGCGGCGGACCTCGATGTCAGCAGGGCCAGCGAGTTTCAGCGCGAAGGCAGCGGCTTTGGCGATCTGGACAGCGCGCCGCGTCTGGCTCCCGGCGCCGCCCCGGAACCGGTGCTGGTGGCTGCGCCGGACACCACCCCTGCGCCTGCCCCGGTCAACGAGGGTTCCGAGGGCAACGAGGATTCCGAGTTGGCTAACCTGATCCGCGGGCTGCAAGACCAGATCGACCGTCTGTCGGATGCTCCGGCAGAGGAGGGCGTAGCCGAACCTATCGTGGATACCGAAGCTCTCGAGCAGATGCGCGGTGAGTTGGAACAGCTGCGCGAGGAGGCGCAGTCCCGCGAACAGGAACTGCGGGATGCGTTGAGCAGCCGTGACCTGCAAATCGCCGGGCTGAACAACCAGATGGACATGATGCGCCTGCAAAGCGGGCAAAGCGTGATGCCAGGCAGCAATGACGATCTGTTGACGCAGCGCCGGCAATCGGCGGATGAGGCCGCGCAGTTGGAACAGGCGCGGCGGCAATCGTCCATGGTCGCACTTGGCGGGGGTGGCGGTGGCGCGGCGGGTGCTGGCGCGGGAGAGGCGGGTCTGGGTGACGGGGCAGCTGCACAGCAGGCAGCACGGCTGAGCAGTGACGCGCAGTTCGTGCGCGATGCCGGTCGTCCGGTTCAGGTGCAGCGCGCGGAAATCATCGTCAATCCGTCCAACACCGTCACGCAGGGCACGATGATTCAGGCGGTGCTGGAAACCGCCATCGACTCGACGCTGGAAGGTCCGATCCGCGGCTTGGTGACCACCGATGTGGTCGCCTATGACAGCTCGCGCATCCTGATCCCGCGTGGCTCGCGCCTGATCGGCAGCTACTCCGCCGATGTAAACACCGGTCAAAACCGGCTTCTGGTGGCTTGGGAACGCATCATCATGCCCGACGACCAGTCGGTGCAGATCAGCTCGTTCGGCGGCGATGCTCTGGGCCGCTCCGGGACCACCGGCAGGGTCAACAACCACTTTGTCCGCCGCTTCGGGGCGGCGGCGCTGATCTCCACGATCTCGGCCATCCCCTCGGCCCTGCAAGATAACAGCAGCGACGGCGGCGTGACCATTTCCACGGGCGGGTCCAATGATTTGGCATCCGGCGTGACAGACGCCCTCAGCGGCGCGACCAACTCGGCCATCGGCAAGTATGTGTCGATGCCGCCGACCATCAGTGTGGCCCAGGGCACCCGGATCACCGTCATGGTGGACCGCGATCTGGAGATATTCTGA
- a CDS encoding TrbG/VirB9 family P-type conjugative transfer protein, with amino-acid sequence MRGIRFAVALCAVCMGASVALAEVTPRAGNLDARVRYAQWVDGQVYRVQTQVGRVTSVEFGPDEQITSVVAGDTVSFNFDAVPGGSAFVMKPTTSGAATNINVYTNKRQYYFEVSESASAQFSVVRFTYPHGSGGTTPANRHVARGPLNHDYGGSIVNGTTPTEVWDDGAFTYFAFRRNGELPAIFKVTAGQEVTVNSQTLPDGVVRVTGTSPFWMLRLGSVESTVGMMKAVRLVQ; translated from the coding sequence ATGCGGGGCATTCGTTTTGCCGTGGCCTTGTGCGCGGTCTGCATGGGGGCCTCGGTCGCCTTGGCCGAAGTCACCCCCCGGGCGGGCAATCTCGATGCTCGCGTGCGTTATGCCCAATGGGTCGATGGACAGGTCTACCGGGTCCAGACGCAGGTTGGCCGGGTGACGTCTGTGGAGTTCGGCCCCGATGAACAGATCACCTCTGTTGTCGCAGGCGATACCGTCAGCTTCAACTTCGATGCGGTGCCGGGCGGCAGCGCCTTCGTGATGAAGCCCACCACCAGCGGGGCGGCCACGAACATCAATGTCTATACCAACAAGCGGCAATATTACTTCGAAGTCTCTGAGTCCGCCTCAGCGCAGTTCTCGGTGGTCCGCTTCACCTATCCGCACGGCTCGGGCGGCACTACACCCGCCAACCGCCACGTGGCCCGCGGGCCTCTCAATCATGATTACGGCGGCAGCATCGTGAACGGCACTACGCCCACGGAAGTCTGGGATGATGGGGCCTTCACCTACTTCGCATTCCGCCGCAACGGCGAATTGCCGGCGATCTTCAAGGTCACGGCGGGTCAGGAAGTCACCGTCAATTCCCAGACCCTGCCCGACGGCGTGGTGCGGGTGACGGGCACCAGCCCGTTCTGGATGCTGCGCTTGGGTTCGGTTGAATCCACCGTAGGGATGATGAAAGCCGTGAGGTTGGTGCAGTGA
- a CDS encoding ATPase, T2SS/T4P/T4SS family, giving the protein MNDMTHGSYLDEALARIGAVIDSPALVEIAINPDGRIWSLEHGDPAMKLEARHPMNRQEVTDLGRIIASAGKLTLGRDAPIISTSVDYRGRPIRAQVVAEPAVLSGAAISMRFFSSLPLDQIKVKYLHGQEYSVDKARAEAKRELKHLTASGDIDAAMAFIVGHKMNALIAGATDSGKTVFARKMLSYVSDSERMITIEDASELVPTQPNVVTLIADRDSRTRTPDILLTSCLRMRPDRLIVGEVRGKEAMTFIEAINTGHGGSMTTIHAETPRLALSKLAIMALKSELPLTYTDTLRYIGSSIDVVIQTGRAGGDRGVLEFYIPESGDNGEQNHD; this is encoded by the coding sequence ATGAACGACATGACCCATGGCAGCTATCTGGACGAAGCCCTGGCCCGGATCGGGGCTGTCATCGACAGCCCCGCCCTGGTGGAAATCGCCATCAACCCGGACGGCCGCATCTGGTCGCTGGAACATGGTGATCCGGCGATGAAGCTGGAAGCCCGCCACCCGATGAACCGGCAGGAGGTCACCGACCTCGGCCGGATCATTGCCAGTGCGGGCAAGCTGACCCTGGGCAGGGACGCCCCGATCATCTCGACCTCCGTGGATTACCGGGGCCGTCCGATCCGCGCGCAGGTCGTGGCAGAACCTGCGGTGCTGTCGGGTGCGGCCATCTCGATGCGGTTCTTCTCGTCTCTGCCTCTCGACCAGATCAAGGTGAAATACCTGCATGGTCAGGAATACTCGGTGGACAAGGCCCGCGCAGAGGCCAAACGCGAACTCAAACACTTGACGGCCTCCGGGGATATTGACGCGGCCATGGCGTTCATCGTCGGCCACAAGATGAACGCCCTGATCGCGGGTGCGACCGACAGCGGCAAGACGGTCTTCGCCCGCAAGATGCTGTCCTATGTCAGCGACAGCGAACGGATGATCACCATCGAGGACGCCTCCGAGCTGGTCCCGACACAGCCCAACGTGGTGACGCTGATCGCGGATCGCGACAGCCGGACCAGGACACCGGACATCCTGTTAACCTCTTGTCTGCGGATGCGGCCCGACCGGCTGATCGTGGGCGAGGTTCGCGGCAAGGAGGCCATGACCTTTATCGAAGCGATCAATACCGGCCACGGCGGATCGATGACCACGATCCATGCGGAAACCCCGAGGCTGGCCTTGTCGAAACTGGCCATCATGGCGCTGAAATCAGAGCTGCCGCTGACCTACACCGACACGCTGCGCTACATCGGCAGTTCGATCGACGTGGTGATCCAGACCGGCCGCGCCGGCGGCGATCGGGGCGTGCTGGAATTTTACATCCCCGAGAGCGGGGACAATGGAGAGCAAAACCATGATTGA